In Spinacia oleracea cultivar Varoflay chromosome 5, BTI_SOV_V1, whole genome shotgun sequence, a single window of DNA contains:
- the LOC110791128 gene encoding WPP domain-associated protein, whose product MGTFQDFESDGASRICIDYLNDGSCDTHETKNLGDDLIDDLDSYMEDINDRLTISRMVNDSIIRGMVNAVSQEAAEVVGAKELEVAMLKEELCCINFGNSEIDAPISLRKHDETELQEHGRESHGFFNLSVKEQLERLGKCIANTKGPIFKVSSPDITGLGGNGEERLIVKNDLDEAFYCLKATLKVMCQQVNKIAYSPESFSGEWKVELDIRKEVEAMVFSTVVQGLQCEYENQLWDFRNLLALNDRFNEISSLRHELDSIRKCFVGPEIGNLSSQGSIKMDFHRKVLINHGLPSAQPLDENGRCEVSKVSRLPENFETSALKHMSAPELYQYCRTVITGLKREHESTVQKMTEVNFELRRELLKEKELVKEKGPFAAFKKDKDFEKLKKKIPEVIAKLDNIVKENEKLSEFCNHSRDTLGNLLTENCRLKDLLRGQKFEQSWAEENFHNLVGDLKCAVCDEHIKASISEEIYKCIIREMGELINCSSGDLDMKSRIKQDICGTIHEGDFHAIDVASKSDYEDFSFLQSSIIQNIYGIIYQEALGDMSTELTGLEDKCLKDNESLGFLQRKFSEMENELSMKVEENKELNHQVLVLEDLINEKNRSLLEVTALLEKDKAQLTEETNKLLCLKTRQDALLSDKIEELVLLKDKMEDYLKQIDFYKLEVDKLNMTLEFSEDKLKKSNEEKTKFISALELQKNDLKSMKEKDNEHIKHMKSICHVIQGLSKSFGDFEHRIKESIGWNNVRLENSSFQLHTLIPKVNVLRRTGFLYKERLDKKCSDLQKAEAEVDLLGDEVDTLSSLLEKIYVALDHYSPILQHYPGIIEILKLVKRELSEEAVKTI is encoded by the exons ATGGGTACTTTTCAAGATTTCGAGAGTGATGGAGCTTCAAGAATTTGCATTGATTATTTGAATGATGGGTCTTGTGACACTCATGAAACCAAAAATTTAGGTGATGATCTCATTGATGATTTGGATTCTTATATGGAGGATATAAATGACCGTTTAACCATATCAAGAATGGTAAATGACTCTATTATCAGAGGCATGGTGAATGCTGTATCACAAGAGGCTGCTGAGGTAGTTGGTGCTAAAGAACTTGAAGTAGCTATGTTGAAGGAAGAATTGTGCTGTATAAATTTTGGCAACAGTGAAATTGATGCACCCATTAGCTTGAGAAAACATGATGAAACAGAATTGCAGGAGCATGGTCGAGAGTCTCATGGATTTTTTAATCTGTCTGTCAAAGAACAACTTGAAAGGCTTGGAAAATGTATTGCAAATACAAAAGGACCTATATTTAAGGTTTCGTCACCTGACATAACAGGGTTAGGTGGAAATGGTGAAGAGAGATTAATCGTGAAGAATGATTTGGATGAAGCATTTTATTGCCTCAAAGCTACGCTAAAAGTTATGTGTCAACAAGTGAACAAAATTGCTTATTCACCAGAATCTTTTTCTGGAGAGTGGAAGGTGGAGTTGGATATCCGCAAAGAAGTGGAAGCAATGGTGTTCAGCACTGTTGTTCAAGGTTTACAATGCGAATATGAAAATCAGCTTTGGGATTTTAGGAACTTGTTAGCATTGAATGATAGGTTCAATGAAATTTCAAGTCTACGtcatgaattagactccatcaGAAAGTGTTTTGTTGGTCCTGAAATTGGGAATCTTAGTTCACAAGGGTCTATTAAAATGGATTTTCATCGTAAGGTTTTAATCAATCATGGTTTACCTTCTGCTCAGCCTTTGGATGAAAATGGTAGATGTGAAGTGTCTAAAGTTAGTCGTCTGCCAGAGAATTTTGAGACTTCTGCGTTGAAACACATGTCAGCACCAGAACTCTATCAGTACTGTAGGACTGTGATAACTGGGTTGAAACGGGAACATGAGTCAACAGTGCAGAAAATGACGGAGGTAAATTTCGAATTAAGGCGTGAACTTCTGAAAGAGAAGGAACTCGTGAAGGAAAAAGGACCGTTTGCAGCATTTAAAAAGGACAAGGATtttgaaaaattaaagaaaaagatTCCGGAGGTTATTGCAAAGTTGGATAACATTGTTAAGGAGAATGAAAAATTGTCCGAGTTTTGTAATCATTCCAGGGACACACTGGGTAATCTGCTTACTGAAAATTGTCGTCTCAAGGACTTGCTGCGCGGACAGAAATTTGAACAATCTTGGGCTGAGGAGAACTTCCATAATCTGGTAGGAGATCTTAAGTGTGCTGTATGTGATGAACATATAAAAGCGTCTATTAGTGAAGAGATCTACAAATGCATAATAAGGGAGATGGGTGAACTGATTAACTGTAGCTCTGGAGATCTAGATATGAAGTCTAGGATCAAGCAAGATATTTGTGGAACTATTCATGAAGGAGATTTTCATGCGATTGATGTTGCCAGTAAATCAGATTATGAagatttttcatttttgcagTCTTctatcatacaaaatatttatgGAATTATATACCAAGAAGCGTTAGGAGATATGTCAACGGAACTCACTGGGTTAGAGGACAAATGTTTGAAGGACAATGAAAGCTTGGGTTTTCTTCAAAGGAAGTTCTCGGAAATGGAGAACGAATTGTCAATGAAGgttgaagaaaataaagaatTGAACCATCAGGTTCTGGTGTTAGAAGATTTAATTAATGAAAAAAATAGATCATTGCTTGAAGTTACAGCTCTCCTTGAGAAAGATAAGGCGCAGCTTACTGAGGAGACAAATAAATTATTGTGCTTGAAAACACGTCAGGATGCTCTATTATCTGACAAGATTGAAGAATTAGTGTTGCTGAAGGACAAGATGGAAGACTATCTGAAACAAATTGACTTTTATAAACTTGAAGTGGACAAATTGAATATGACACTTGAATTTTCTGAAGATAAGTTGAAGAAGTCCAATGAAGAGAAGACAAAGTTTATTTCAGCTTTAGAACTGCAGAAAAATGACTTGAAATCGATGAAGGAGAAAGACAATGAACACATTAAGCATATGAAATCTATATGCCATGTCATTCAGGGTTTATCCAAGTCATTTGGCGACTTTGAACACAGAATAAAAGAAAGTATTGGCTGGAACAATGTGAG GCTGGAGAATTCTTCTTTTCAGTTACATACTCTGATTCCCAAGGTTAACGTGCTTCGAAGGACGGGTTTCTTATACAAAGAAAGGCTGGATAAGAAGTGTTCTGACCTTCAGAAAGCTGAAGCCGAG GTGGATCTTTTAGGGGATGAGGTGGATACTCTCTCGAGCCTTCTTGAGAAGATTTACGTTGCCCTTGATCATTATTCTCCAATATTGCAACATTATCCCGGA ATCATTGAGATTTTAAAGCTAGTTAAAAGAGAACTAAGTGAAGAAGCAGTAAAGACTATTTAA